The region CACTCAGGTAGGAGAGAAGACTATTTTGGTTAAAAACTTTACTCTTTTAACAAAATCTTTACGCCCTCTTCCTCAGGCAAAAACTGATGAAAACGGAGTTGTGCATGACGGATTTACAGATCCTGAAATGAGATACAGGCAGCGTTATGTAGATTTAACGGTAAATCCTCAGGTGAAAGAAATTTTTGTGAAAAGAACAAAATTGTTCAATGCCATGAGAACTTTCTTTAATGATGCAGGATATTTTGAGGTTGAAACTCCTATTTTACAGTCAATTCCCGGAGGAGCTGCTGCAAGACCATTTATTACGCATCATAATGCTTTAGATATTCCATTATATTTAAGAATTGCTAACGAATTATATCTGAAAAGATTGATCGTGGGTGGATTTGATGGTGTTTATGAATTCTCAAAAAACTTCAGAAATGAAGGAATGGACAGAACGCATAACCCTGAGTTTACAGCCATGGAAATCTATGTAGCATACAAAGATTATAACTGGATGATGGATTTCACAGAAAAACTATTGGAGTTCTGTGCGATTCAGGTAAACGGTACTACAAAAGCTACATTCGGTGAATATGAGGTTGATTTTAAAGCACCTTATCAAAGAATTTCTATGACGGACGCGATCCTGAAATTCACAGGTTTTGATATTACAGGAAAAACTGAACAGGAATTATTTGATTTTGCTAAATCTATCGGTATCGATGTTAATGGGACGATGGGTAAAGGAAAATTAATTGATGAGATTTTTGGTGAAAAATGTGAAGGAAACTTCATTCAGCCGACTTTTATTACTGATTATCCTATTGAAATGTCACCGCTTACGAAGAAACACAGAAGTAAGGAAGGTCTTACGGAGCGTTTCGAGCTTATGGTTTGTGGTAAAGAAATTGCCAATGCCTATTCTGAGCTGAATGATCCGATTGATCAGAGAGAACGTTTCGAAGATCAGTTGAAATTATCTGAAAAGGGTGATGATGAGGCAGGACAATTTATTGATGAAGATTTCCTAAGAGCTCTTGAATATGGTATGCCGCCAACTTCAGGATTAGGAATCGGTATGGACCGATTGATAATGTTCTTGACGAATAATGCATCTATTCAGGAAGTGTTGTTCTTCCCTCAGATGAGACCGGAGAAAGCAGTTCCTCAAATTGAACTGGGAGACGATGAAAAAGTAATTCTTGAAATTTTGAAATCAGGAGAACAGATTGCTTTGGCTGAAGTAAAAGAACAGTCTAAGCTTTCAGGGAAAAAATGGGACAAAGCTTCTAAAACTTTAACGAAAGCTAACTTGGTGAAAATAGAAAAGATTGAGGAGAACCTTTTGATGAAATTGGTTTAAATTAAATTGAAATACATTTAAGTTCCGGCGGAAGCGAAGCTTCCGCCGGAACTTTTTTATAAAATACCCATAATCTCGAACTATTTTCTGTTACTTTGCGTTTGTAAGAAAACAATCCTGATGAAAACCTTTCTGTTTCTATTTTTCTTTTCTATAGTTGTGTATTCACAGACCCTTACTTCTATCTATTTTCAAAATAATAGTTACGAGCTCAGCAACGAATC is a window of Candidatus Chryseobacterium colombiense DNA encoding:
- the lysS gene encoding lysine--tRNA ligase is translated as MQLSEQEIIRREKLNKLVEMGINAFPADEYVITDTTESIKQDFSESKQVKIAGRLMSRRIQGKASFAELQDSTGKIQVYFNRDEICRGEDKTLYNEVYKHLLDIGDIIGVEGELFTTQVGEKTILVKNFTLLTKSLRPLPQAKTDENGVVHDGFTDPEMRYRQRYVDLTVNPQVKEIFVKRTKLFNAMRTFFNDAGYFEVETPILQSIPGGAAARPFITHHNALDIPLYLRIANELYLKRLIVGGFDGVYEFSKNFRNEGMDRTHNPEFTAMEIYVAYKDYNWMMDFTEKLLEFCAIQVNGTTKATFGEYEVDFKAPYQRISMTDAILKFTGFDITGKTEQELFDFAKSIGIDVNGTMGKGKLIDEIFGEKCEGNFIQPTFITDYPIEMSPLTKKHRSKEGLTERFELMVCGKEIANAYSELNDPIDQRERFEDQLKLSEKGDDEAGQFIDEDFLRALEYGMPPTSGLGIGMDRLIMFLTNNASIQEVLFFPQMRPEKAVPQIELGDDEKVILEILKSGEQIALAEVKEQSKLSGKKWDKASKTLTKANLVKIEKIEENLLMKLV